In one Drosophila pseudoobscura strain MV-25-SWS-2005 chromosome X, UCI_Dpse_MV25, whole genome shotgun sequence genomic region, the following are encoded:
- the LOC6902093 gene encoding LOW QUALITY PROTEIN: polyhomeotic-proximal chromatin protein (The sequence of the model RefSeq protein was modified relative to this genomic sequence to represent the inferred CDS: substituted 2 bases at 2 genomic stop codons) — protein MEQPSILVKILHSVPHVNYTFRRVNDTFNPDSDIYLESLGILASIPAGLLIVSLVGLLLYLLTRCCDRRQRKPSAQRCQSCTLVIITLMTCAAIGLGLYGNDDFHNGLLQAFSSGKNVEGLVLTLKRQTESIKHDLESKMAGHKVEQMVEKPQYNQTVVMLLIETSRLVRENTSRAVASLDSMVHYFMKAKGGENDTSLMGLLHMGELYESIRWPATLAFLTVLLLLCTVLVIGVARRSRCTLIFFSVSGLFCIIICWLLAGIYLASSVAAGDFCMRPHDYMCRQVGMRSPYVDFLNCGTPRNRFILRLNESRDLVDRARESVETMQRMSQETYPRIDVQRTLTAMDNDLEETRRNLTTLSATLDRRAIDRHYAEALRGLCGGGLLGLSLMMVAGLLTSFLLTILVYADSHAWIYLSKRPTLDADKSETAPLFPASNAPSASISPTAPLGTGTINRTLLHHQQTQGGSAGVGGGVASGGTLPGSGGGGGMNGNNGVGPYRNGTAGLRQGLASPSSQSQSSHSSSTAIYGHHHHNNSNQNHYNNNLHNNHYSNHYSNNYNTTTQQQQQQQQQQLQLQQQHNRTNQTTAAAMATMVAPMTLANPHHTRTSVSGAARGGGRGSPSPPPGYDMVHGTRSGHHTLGRLPSHHQQSASYMQGPNNGKYATLSKQCKTLESNDFYXDSLACSTYAGNSNNTAQQQQQQLQLQLQQLQQAPSQPPLQQQQHPHQQQSSNIINQQHQHQHQHQNSSSTLKNIFASATLPRSTGSSIRSVLSAQTANAMCRSTGNGLDVGSEGGLVDDRDPRDVTNNSFNRFDPKYISIGPKAVRGNNNLNIVAAATANKCATLRHVGRYGGSLKGVSSSMAMGASPSPNLRSAKTPSIATVSKDYCQQPDCIPQVCGSTEFLVQQQQQQQQQQQQQQQQQQLQQQQQLQMQIQLQIQQKQQQQQQQQQQQQQQQQQMVPPPAPPPQQQQPQPPPQMQIQPAPPPPPPKPKNTFTEIPGTTGVGSSYAKEQQQQQQLLALQQQQQQQLLALQQQQQQQQQLIHPPTTHILPPSAVYSIESSEVPTAAPRVVQRSLNPASIVNQPLPEIPTQSPTQSKISAQPLCAASLGQYRSLQRPQNHKISAAASQPQQQQQQPPSLPPKNRHKTSRAGGGGDSSNANHMQTLPPKSASLRQQQQQTGGYERERERDRDRDRDREREREKERERDRERPRRAETLDNARSYVEQQQYGGQVLVGMKKQHSYDSSSTYHHHQQQQQLQQQAQQQAAFYQRQHNNNYQGGGGPGGGSSSKQQQQQQQQLLIEQQQALFYRSLKRGERGVGGGVAGAGGGTGPATHGTHSSHAHAHAHAAHAAHASSDLYSVTELXECACCGGGVDVVRRGTSSTSLHAAAAVASTQTQTQQSAQAPIPLPPKKHRSSHAQQQQQPPSQTACNANLCEEHEYDEYFPQPYEQQAPPGPVPAAATTSSSSKHSKQQQRAATFDVADARDYELKRLGNRRSQQQAAPSKRNGGAGLAAAAVAAAAAAAEHHHSHRSHDRERSRSDHRIASYACEEAAAAAAVAMCGAGSMSVLPANGSQHQHQQQQPTSHRGHHHQQQQQQQQQQQQQQRREKTFKV, from the exons AGTTTGGGCATCCTTGCCTCGATACCCGCCGGCCTGCTCATCGTCTCATTGGTGGGACTGCTGCTGTATTTACTCACCCGCTGCTGTGATCGACGCCAGCGGAAGCCGAGCGCCCAGCGATGCCAGAGCTGCACTTTGGTGATCATCACCCTGATGACATGTGCGGCGATTGGATTAG GATTATATGGCAACGATGACTTCCACAATGGACTGCTGCAGGCATTTAGCTCTGGGAAGAATGTTGAGGGTCTCGTTCTCACCCTGAAACGACAG ACTGAAAGCATCAAGCATGACCTGGAGTCAAAGATGGCCGGCCACaaggtggagcaaatggtggaGAAGCCGCAATACAATCAGACGGTGGTGATGCTGCTCATTGAGACGTCGCGCCTGGTGCGAGAGAACACGTCGCGAGCGGTGGCCTCCCTGGACAGCATGGTACACTACTTCATGAAGGCCAAGGGCGGCGAGAATGACACCTCGTTGATGGGGCTGCTGCAC ATGGGGGAACTCTACGAATCGATACGATGGCCCGCCACCTTGGCCTTTCTCAccgtcctgctgctgctgtgcacGGTTCTGGTGATTGGAGTTGCACGCAGGTCGCGTTGCACCCTGATCTTCTTCAGTGTTTCGGGCTTGTTCTGCATCATCATCTGTTGGCTGCTGGCGGGCATCTACCTAGCCTCCAGTGTGGCTGCTGGCGACTTTTGTATGAGACCCCATGACTATATGTGCCGGCAGGTTGGAATG AGGAGTCCGTATGTGGATTTCTTGAATTGTGGAACGCCCAGGAATCGTTTCATTTTACGCCTGAACGAAAGCAGGGATCTGGTGGATCGGGCCAGAGAGAGTGTGGAAACCATGCAGCG AATGAGCCAAGAGACCTATCCGCGCATCGATGTCCAGCGCACTTTGACGGCCATGGACAATGATCTGGAGGAGACGCGTCGCAATCTGACGACTCTTTCCGCTACACTGGACCGCAGGGCCATCGATCGTCATTATGCGGAGGCGCTGCGAGGGCTCTGCGGAGGCGGATTGCTGGGCCTTAGTCTCATGATGGTGGCAGGCCTGCTCACCTCCTTCCTGCTGACGATTCTCGTGTATGCGGATTCGCATGCCTGGATATACTTGAGCAAGCG ACCCACGCTGGATGCGGACAAATCGGAGACGGCTCCCTTGTTCCCTGCCTCGAATGCGCCCAGTGCCAGCATCTCGCCAACGGCACCTCTGGGCACCGGAACGATCAATCGCACACTGCTGCATCATCAGCAGACGCAGGGAGGCAGTGCCGGCGTCGGCGGCGGTGTGGCAAGCGGCGGCACACTACCAGGAtcaggaggcggaggcggaatGAACGGGAACAATGGCGTTGGACCGTACAGGAACGGAACGGCGGGACTGAGACAAGGGTTGGCATCACCATcatctcaatctcaatcaAGCCACAGCTCATCCACGGCCATTTatggccaccaccaccacaacaacagcaatcagaaccactacaacaacaacctccACAACAATCACTACAGCAACCACTACAGCAACAACTATAACACCAccacacaacagcaacaacaacaacaacaacaacaactgcaactgcaacaacagcataATAGAACTAACCAGACGACAGCGGCGGCGATGGCCACGATGGTAGCTCCAATGACGTTGGCCAACCCCCACCACACACGCACCTCGGTGTCGGGGGCCGCCAGAGGAGGGGGTCGTGgatcgccgtcgccgccgcccgGCTATGATATGGTGCATGGCACAAG GTCCGGCCATCACACATTAGGACGCCTGCCGTCGCATCATCAGCAGAGCGCCTCGTATATGCAGGGGCCGAACAATGGAAAGTACGCGACGCTCAGCAAGCAGTGTAAGACGCTCGAATCGAACGACTTTTACTGAGATTCGCTTGCCTGCAGCACCTATGCaggcaatagcaacaacacagcccagcagcaacagcagcagctccaactgcagctccagcagcttcagcaggCGCCGTCGCAGCCtccactccagcagcagcagcatccccatcagcagcagagcagcaacatcatcaatcagcagcaccagcaccaacatcagcatcagaacagcagcagcaccttgAAGAACATATTCGCTTCGGCGACCCTGCCCCGTTCCACGGGCAGCTCCATCcgctccgtgctctccgcacAGACGGCCAACGCCATGTGCAGGTCCACAGGCAATGGCCTGGATGTCGGCAGCGAGGGGGGGCTGGTCGACGACCGGGATCCACGCGATGTCACAAACAACAGCTTCAATCGCTTCGATCCCAAGTACATAAGCATCGGTCCCAAGGCGGTGCGTGGCAACAATAATCTGAATATTGTGGCTGCGGCGACGGCCAACAAATGTGCCACATTGCGGCACGTGGGTCGCTATGGGGGCTCGCTCAAGGGTGTCTCCTCATCGATGGCCATGGGCGCCTCACCGTCGCCGAATTTGCGCAGCGCCAAGACGCCATCGATAGCCACCGTTTCGAAGGACTATTGCCAGCAGCCGGACTGCATACCGCAGGTCTGTGGCTCCACGGAGTTCCTtgtccaacagcagcagcaacaacagcaacaacagcagcaacaacaacaacagcaacagttgcagcaacagcagcagctgcaaatgCAGATCCAGCTGCAAatacagcaaaagcaacagcagcagcaacagcaacagcagcagcagcagcaacaacagcaacagatggtgccaccaccagcaccgcctccgcaacagcaacagccacagccgccgccACAGATGCAGATCCAACCcgcaccaccgccgccgccaccaaagccaaagaataCCTTCACAGAGATACCCGGCACCACGGGCGTTGGGAGCTCCTATgccaaggagcagcaacagcaacagcagctcctggccctccagcagcagcaacagcagcagcttttggcactccagcagcagcaacagcaacagcagcagctgattcATCCACCGACGACCCACATACTGCCGCCCTCGGCCGTCTACAGCATCGAGAGCAGCGAAGTGCCAACGGCAGCGCCTCGGGTGGTACAGCGTAGCCTCAATCCGGCCTCGATTGTGAACCAGCCGCTGCCCGAGATACCCACGCAGTCGCCCACCCAGTCGAAGATATCCGCCCAGCCGCTGTGCGCCGCCAGTCTGGGCCAGTACCGCTCGTTGCAGCGGCCCCAGAACCACAAGATATCGGCCGCTGCCTcccagccacaacagcaacagcagcagccgccttCCCTGCCGCCGAAGAACAGGCACAAGACGTCAAGGGCCGGAGGCGGTGGAGACTCCAGCAATGCCAACCACATGCAGACCCTGCCACCAAAGTCCGCCAGcctacggcagcagcagcaacagacagGCGGCTacgagagggagcgagagagggacCGCGACCGCGACCGCGACAGAGAGCGTGAGCGGGAGAAAGAGCGTGAGCGTGACAGAGAGCGGCCGCGTCGTGCAGAGACGCTGGACAATGCCCGCAGCTatgtggagcagcagcaatacggAGGCCAGGTGCTCGTCGGAATGAAGAAGCAGCATTCGTACGACAGCAGCAGTACGTACcatcaccaccagcagcagcagcagcttcaacAGCAGGCTCAGCAGCAGGCGGCCTTCTACCAGCgccagcacaacaacaactatcAGGGAGGAGGGGGACCTGGTGGAGGAAGCTCCTctaaacagcagcaacagcagcagcagcagcttctcatcgaacagcagcaggcgctcTTCTATCGCTCTCTGAAACGCGGCGAACGAGGAGTAGGTGGAGGAGTGGCAGGAGCCGGCGGCggcactggtccggccacccatGGGACACACTCCAGCCATGCACACGCGCACGCCCATGCCGCGCATGCCGCCCATGCCAGCAGCGACCTCTACTCCGTGACGGAGTTGTAGGAGTGCGcctgctgcggcggcggcgttgATGTTGTGCGACGGGGCACATCATCAACGTCGCTGCACGCAGCGGCGGCGGTAGCCAGCACTCAGACCCAGACGCAGCAGTCGGCGCAGGCGCCCATTCCCCTGCCCCCCAAGAAGCACCGCTCGAGCCatgcccaacagcagcagcagccaccctCCCAAACCGCCTGTAATGCAAACCTATGCGAGGAGCACGAGTACGACGAGTACTTCCCGCAGCCATATGAACAGCAGGCGCCTCCAGGCCCCGTCcctgcagcagccaccacctcctcctcgtcaAAGCActcgaagcagcagcagagggcgGCCACCTTCGACGTGGCCGATGCCCGGGACTACGAGCTGAAGCGTCTGGGCAACCGGCGctcccagcagcaggcggcgccCAGCAAGCGCAACGGTGGAGCAGGCCTTGCcgctgcagcagtggcagcggcggcggctgcagcggaGCACCATCACAGCCATCGCAGCCATGACAGGGAGCGATCGCGCAGCGATCATCGTATAGCCAGCTATGCCTgcgaggaggcggcggcagcagcggcggtggcCATGTGTGGCGCTGGCTCCATGAGTGTGCTCCCCGCCAATGGttcccagcaccagcaccaacagcagcagccaacatcCCATCgtggccaccaccaccagcagcagcagcaacaacaacagcagcagcaacagcagcagcggcgggaGAAAACCTTTAAAGTATGA